In Camarhynchus parvulus chromosome Z, STF_HiC, whole genome shotgun sequence, a genomic segment contains:
- the TMEM167A gene encoding protein kish-A: MSAIFNFQSLLTVILLLICTCAYIRSLAPSLLDKNKSGLLGIFWKCARIGERKSPYVAVCCVVMAFSILFMQ; the protein is encoded by the exons ATG TCTGCCATCTTCAACTTCCAGAGTCTGCTGACTGTGATCCTGCTGCTCATATGTACCTGTGCCTACATCAGATCCTTGGCTCCCAGCTTACTGGACAAAAATAAATCCGG ACTGTTGGGGATATTCTGGAAATGCGCCAGGATTG GTGAGAGGAAGAGCCCCTACGTGGCCGTGTGCTGTGTGGTGATGGCCTTCAGCATCCTGTTCATGCAGTAG